A window of the Planctomycetia bacterium genome harbors these coding sequences:
- a CDS encoding serine/threonine protein kinase, with the protein MARVVYKPFSFDRQARMQAAAQPGDGGASQRAGEWQLGAKLCEHAGVEVVEARPVKSRETRYRYVVKRWTSALVSTEQQALLRREALAGNAVNSPHVVPILSAHVHEAPFYYVMPRLEGTTLDEIVLRCGRLSVATALWYGRQAAEGLAALHDAGWLHADVKPSNLFVGPDGHVTLIDLGYARRRDDESNSESQCVLGTVDYLAPEAICSRLRVDERSDLYSLGIVLYRLLGGRLPFVGATPAEIVAAHVSAEPQPLRELVSSLPNDVCGLVRRLLHKQPARRHDSAHELVAELTALEIAYLDER; encoded by the coding sequence ATGGCTCGCGTCGTTTATAAGCCGTTTTCCTTCGATCGCCAGGCGCGCATGCAAGCCGCGGCACAGCCAGGCGACGGGGGCGCTTCGCAGCGCGCGGGCGAATGGCAGCTCGGCGCGAAGCTGTGCGAGCATGCCGGCGTCGAGGTCGTCGAGGCCCGGCCGGTAAAGTCGCGTGAGACGCGCTATCGGTATGTCGTGAAGCGTTGGACTTCGGCCCTCGTTTCGACGGAACAGCAAGCATTGCTGCGGCGCGAGGCGCTCGCCGGCAATGCCGTTAACAGCCCGCATGTGGTGCCGATTCTTTCGGCGCATGTCCATGAGGCTCCGTTTTACTATGTGATGCCTCGGCTGGAAGGGACCACGCTCGATGAGATCGTCTTGCGCTGCGGCCGGCTCTCGGTTGCCACGGCCCTGTGGTACGGACGCCAAGCGGCGGAAGGCTTGGCTGCGCTGCATGATGCCGGATGGCTCCATGCCGATGTGAAGCCGAGCAATCTGTTCGTCGGGCCCGACGGTCATGTGACGTTGATCGACCTCGGCTATGCGCGCCGTCGCGACGACGAGTCGAATTCGGAATCGCAATGCGTGCTGGGAACGGTCGACTACCTCGCGCCGGAAGCGATCTGCTCGCGGCTTCGAGTCGACGAGCGGAGCGATCTCTACTCGCTCGGCATCGTGCTCTATCGGCTACTCGGAGGACGATTGCCGTTCGTCGGCGCCACGCCTGCGGAGATCGTGGCGGCGCATGTGTCGGCCGAGCCGCAACCGCTGCGCGAACTGGTGTCGAGCTTGCCGAACGACGTCTGCGGGCTCGTACGCCGACTGTTGCACAAGCAACCGGCCAGGCGACACGACTCGGCTCATGAGCTCGTCGCGGAACTCACGGCGCTCGAGATCGCTTATCTCGACGAGCGCTGA
- a CDS encoding ABC transporter permease, whose amino-acid sequence MKKLIGSLTFMLLLYAALYFTGEGAFDLRNHANMARQIGQLGILCLGAGTLIIAGGIDLSMGSFIGLCGAVLAVGLSKGWHPAVGIGVVCTMGVVAGTIHGLLVTKLKVQAFIVTLCGLFIYRGLARWWTGETNAGLGGGSLEFRYLFNGARLLGIPIEFVYLLGAAALAGLLLHRSIYGRYLFAIGSNELAAKYSGISVDAYKILAYVACSLSAVLFSILKLAETGSVPPSNHGASMELYAIAGAVLGGCSLRGGEGNVIGIVIGAVILVLLNSVVNFAMIPQSLEYTAIGSALLLGAILDEALRRRSAVRKG is encoded by the coding sequence ATGAAGAAGCTCATCGGCTCGTTGACGTTTATGCTGCTGCTCTACGCGGCGTTGTACTTCACGGGCGAAGGCGCGTTCGACCTGAGAAATCACGCCAACATGGCGCGACAGATCGGGCAACTCGGCATCCTCTGCTTAGGTGCCGGAACGCTGATCATCGCCGGCGGAATCGATCTTTCGATGGGGTCGTTTATCGGCCTGTGCGGGGCAGTGCTCGCCGTCGGGTTGTCGAAGGGGTGGCATCCCGCGGTAGGAATCGGCGTGGTTTGCACAATGGGAGTCGTCGCCGGCACGATCCACGGACTCTTGGTTACGAAACTTAAAGTGCAGGCGTTCATCGTGACGTTGTGCGGGCTCTTTATCTATCGCGGGCTCGCGCGCTGGTGGACCGGCGAGACCAATGCCGGGCTGGGGGGCGGATCGCTGGAATTTCGCTATCTTTTTAACGGCGCGCGGTTGCTCGGAATTCCGATCGAGTTCGTGTATCTACTTGGTGCGGCGGCGCTGGCGGGCCTGTTGTTGCATCGCAGCATTTACGGACGTTATCTGTTTGCGATCGGCAGCAACGAGCTGGCCGCGAAATACTCGGGCATCTCGGTCGATGCTTATAAGATCTTGGCTTATGTCGCGTGCTCGCTTTCCGCGGTGTTGTTTTCGATCTTGAAGCTCGCGGAGACCGGCAGCGTCCCTCCCTCGAACCACGGCGCCTCGATGGAACTCTACGCGATCGCCGGCGCGGTTCTGGGCGGTTGCAGCTTGCGGGGAGGAGAAGGCAACGTGATCGGCATCGTCATCGGTGCGGTCATCTTGGTGTTGCTCAATTCGGTAGTGAATTTCGCGATGATCCCGCAATCGCTCGAATACACGGCGATCGGCAGTGCGCTCTTGCTGGGAGCGATTCTCGATGAGGCTCTGCGCCGACGCAGCGCGGTGCGTAAGGGTTAA
- a CDS encoding (Fe-S)-binding protein encodes MTHSPDNSNIDTAPPPAALSHSEARGEFAAEPTPTAGHAAHAHVGGLATSTNPGSGIDYGLFLDCVHCGLCTASCPTYVINGNENDSPRGRIYLMRSVTDGRLPLNEQVRGHLELCLDCRACETACPSGVQYGKLIEPFRVAMEELGEGPKKNQDWFHRYILFGLFPYPSRLRWALAPAKLAQKLGLLKLAEKLGLLRLLPTRLRQLVYTLPEQFSNEPQLPEFLPAIGRRRARVALFTGCVNDVMFRQTNWATARVLQQNGCDVVIPRDQSCCGAIHLHAAASEPARAFADVNVKSFADVDRVIVNVAGCGAMMKDYGHHWHDAGSPEREALAAKTRDINEFLDELGIIPPEGEMNFTATYHDACHLGHAQKIKDAPRKLLAKIPGLKVVDLPETELCCGAAGTYNLTQPEMSGQLSRRKLENILSTGARAVLTANAGCLLQIAREARVQGKPLWIAHPIDLLDMSYRKVKPPI; translated from the coding sequence ATGACGCACTCTCCCGACAATTCGAACATCGACACCGCGCCTCCCCCGGCTGCGCTGAGCCATAGCGAAGCCCGCGGCGAATTCGCCGCCGAGCCGACGCCGACCGCCGGACATGCGGCTCATGCCCACGTCGGAGGCCTCGCGACGTCTACGAATCCCGGCAGCGGGATCGATTACGGTCTCTTTCTCGATTGCGTCCACTGCGGCTTGTGTACGGCCTCGTGCCCCACTTACGTCATCAACGGCAACGAGAACGACAGCCCGCGCGGCCGCATCTATCTCATGCGCTCCGTCACCGATGGTCGTCTGCCGTTGAACGAGCAAGTGCGCGGGCATCTCGAACTCTGCCTCGATTGCCGCGCCTGCGAAACAGCCTGCCCATCGGGCGTGCAATACGGCAAGCTGATCGAGCCGTTTCGCGTGGCGATGGAAGAACTTGGCGAGGGACCGAAGAAGAACCAAGATTGGTTCCACCGCTATATCCTGTTCGGTTTATTTCCGTATCCGAGCCGTTTGCGCTGGGCATTGGCTCCGGCCAAGCTCGCGCAAAAACTCGGCTTGCTCAAGCTCGCGGAAAAGCTTGGGCTCCTACGATTACTACCGACGCGCTTACGGCAACTCGTCTACACGTTGCCCGAGCAGTTCTCGAACGAGCCGCAGTTGCCGGAGTTTCTGCCGGCGATCGGTCGCCGCCGAGCCCGAGTGGCCCTCTTCACGGGCTGCGTCAACGACGTGATGTTCCGCCAAACCAATTGGGCCACGGCGCGCGTGCTCCAGCAAAACGGCTGCGACGTCGTGATCCCGCGCGATCAAAGTTGCTGCGGTGCGATCCATCTGCATGCCGCCGCCAGCGAACCGGCGAGAGCCTTCGCCGACGTGAACGTGAAATCGTTTGCCGACGTCGATCGCGTCATCGTCAACGTCGCCGGCTGCGGGGCGATGATGAAGGATTACGGCCACCATTGGCACGACGCCGGCTCGCCCGAGCGCGAAGCCCTGGCCGCCAAGACTCGCGACATCAACGAATTTCTCGACGAACTCGGCATCATCCCGCCGGAAGGTGAGATGAACTTCACCGCGACCTATCACGATGCCTGCCACTTGGGCCATGCGCAAAAAATCAAAGACGCGCCACGAAAGCTCTTGGCGAAAATCCCGGGCCTAAAAGTCGTCGACCTTCCGGAAACCGAGCTCTGTTGCGGAGCTGCCGGCACTTACAACCTCACGCAACCGGAGATGTCGGGCCAACTGAGCCGACGCAAGTTGGAGAATATCCTCTCGACCGGTGCCCGCGCCGTGCTCACGGCCAACGCCGGTTGTTTACTGCAAATCGCCCGCGAAGCGCGCGTGCAAGGTAAACCGCTTTGGATCGCGCACCCGATCGACTTGCTCGACATGAGCTATCGAAAAGTGAAGCCGCCGATTTGA
- a CDS encoding FAD-binding oxidoreductase, translated as MATIASPLPLSTTYTPASPAEVVETVRSAVAARAPIYPLGGRTALGFGSATKASGWGLSTEKLTRVVDYPARDMTITVEAGITLAELRQTLAAERQYLPVDASQATEATLGGLIAVNFSGPRRFGNGTLRDYVIGISAVDGTGTLFKAGGRVVKNVAGYDFCRLLIGSLGTLAVMTQVTLKVKPIPAASVLAIVDLDSASQAESLLSAIIDSKTTPTAIELLAGHAWNDLAALNSTGDSTSYRLVVGLEGTDAEVEWMTERLRQEWKTLGVAEPRFIRDAAANELWQRLIDFGCTPAASAGASDKANLVFKLNVPPSRVVSLCELVRATFPQASFLARAGSGIILVSIVETASHELVKPLIQALHPAVAAVGGQCVLWQSVVAEEFTRQLAWGPLRGDIAVMRKLQRQFDPHGLLNPGRFPW; from the coding sequence ATGGCAACCATCGCCTCCCCACTTCCGCTTTCGACGACTTACACTCCGGCCTCCCCTGCCGAAGTCGTGGAGACGGTGCGTAGCGCCGTCGCTGCGCGAGCCCCCATCTATCCGCTCGGCGGACGTACCGCGCTCGGCTTCGGTAGTGCCACGAAGGCCTCCGGCTGGGGCTTATCGACCGAAAAGCTCACGCGCGTCGTCGACTACCCGGCTCGCGATATGACCATCACGGTCGAGGCCGGCATCACGTTGGCTGAGCTACGTCAAACGCTCGCCGCCGAACGACAATACTTACCCGTCGATGCTTCCCAAGCCACGGAAGCGACGCTCGGGGGCCTGATCGCCGTGAACTTCAGCGGCCCGCGCCGTTTTGGCAACGGCACGCTTCGCGACTACGTGATCGGCATCTCCGCGGTCGACGGCACCGGCACCCTCTTCAAAGCCGGCGGTCGGGTCGTGAAGAACGTCGCCGGCTACGACTTCTGCCGGCTCCTGATCGGTTCGCTCGGCACGCTCGCCGTCATGACGCAAGTGACGCTCAAGGTAAAGCCGATCCCTGCAGCCTCGGTGCTGGCCATCGTCGATCTCGATTCGGCATCGCAGGCCGAATCGCTTCTGTCGGCGATCATCGACTCGAAGACCACGCCGACGGCGATCGAGCTTCTCGCCGGCCACGCTTGGAACGACCTCGCGGCTCTTAACTCGACCGGCGATTCCACTTCCTATCGTCTCGTCGTCGGCCTCGAAGGGACTGATGCCGAAGTCGAATGGATGACCGAACGTTTGCGCCAAGAATGGAAAACGCTCGGTGTCGCCGAGCCGCGATTCATCCGAGATGCCGCCGCCAACGAACTCTGGCAACGCTTGATCGACTTCGGTTGCACCCCCGCCGCGTCGGCCGGCGCGAGCGACAAAGCGAATCTGGTTTTCAAGCTCAACGTGCCGCCGAGCCGAGTCGTGTCGCTTTGCGAACTAGTCCGAGCCACGTTCCCGCAAGCCTCGTTTCTCGCACGTGCGGGCTCCGGCATCATCCTCGTCAGCATCGTCGAGACGGCGAGCCATGAACTTGTGAAGCCGCTCATCCAAGCGTTGCATCCGGCAGTCGCGGCGGTCGGCGGACAATGCGTCCTTTGGCAATCGGTCGTCGCGGAAGAGTTCACTCGCCAACTCGCTTGGGGTCCGCTCCGCGGCGACATTGCAGTCATGCGCAAACTACAACGACAATTCGATCCGCACGGTCTTCTGAATCCCGGCCGCTTCCCGTGGTGA